A portion of the Edaphobacter lichenicola genome contains these proteins:
- a CDS encoding lysophospholipid acyltransferase family protein, which yields MNFFRAVGRSVRLVGMFVVAGTELVVKRPSTREERADWLHRFCASSLRGFGIDVSVVGRFPERGAVISNHLSYLDIIVFAALHPCVFVSKAEIRSWPVVGWMTTMSGTVYVERGHGGSAVKARKGMQEVVDAGLPVVFFPEGTTSNGSGLLKFHSGLLAQVLDGGAPVTAAYVRYNFGLSNGPDVSIADDVCYWGERSMWGHVFAFLGLRGVRAEIRFAEAPIAFSSDALHRKQAAVEAWTAVAALGQVGAVKVG from the coding sequence GTGAATTTTTTTCGGGCAGTGGGACGGAGTGTTCGGTTGGTAGGAATGTTTGTGGTTGCCGGCACGGAGTTGGTTGTGAAGCGTCCTTCGACACGAGAGGAGCGCGCTGATTGGCTGCATCGATTTTGTGCAAGTTCGTTGCGCGGGTTTGGGATTGACGTCAGTGTGGTGGGGAGGTTTCCAGAGCGCGGAGCGGTGATTTCGAATCATCTGAGCTATCTGGATATCATCGTGTTTGCGGCGTTGCATCCTTGCGTGTTTGTGTCGAAGGCGGAGATTCGAAGCTGGCCGGTTGTGGGATGGATGACGACGATGTCGGGGACGGTTTATGTTGAGCGCGGCCACGGTGGATCTGCGGTAAAGGCCCGCAAAGGGATGCAAGAGGTGGTGGATGCGGGACTTCCGGTGGTGTTTTTTCCCGAGGGAACGACGAGTAATGGGAGTGGGTTGTTGAAGTTCCACAGCGGCTTGTTAGCGCAGGTGCTTGACGGTGGCGCACCTGTAACGGCAGCTTACGTGCGCTACAACTTTGGACTGAGCAATGGGCCTGACGTGAGTATCGCGGACGATGTCTGCTACTGGGGTGAACGCAGTATGTGGGGTCATGTCTTTGCGTTTCTAGGTCTTCGCGGGGTTCGAGCAGAAATTCGGTTTGCTGAGGCGCCGATTGCGTTTTCAAGCGATGCACTGCACCGGAAGCAGGCGGCGGTGGAGGCGTGGACGGCAGTTGCGGCGTTAGGGCAGGTGGGAGCTGTGAAGGTGGGGTGA
- a CDS encoding GNAT family N-acetyltransferase: protein MLTVTESPIVLLPNRAVSPELPSKKDIRLEAGNYVVRLALSVGERAAAFRLRFLVFNLEMNEGLESAYVDGYDKDHFDDVCDHMIVQEQSTGAIVGTYRMQMGDVAGQYFGYYSEQEFCFAPYEAMRGQIVELGRACISREHRSSEVLHLLWRGIARYALVNGGRYMMGCCSLTSQDADMGHAVYESLQSCMVERSLLTVATPEFALPAAKTKTPDVRAPKLLRAYLTIGAKICSEPAIDRSFKTIDFLTLLDLQTLHPRVAKRFLEGC, encoded by the coding sequence ATGCTCACAGTCACTGAGTCGCCGATCGTACTTCTGCCCAATCGAGCTGTATCCCCGGAGTTGCCGTCAAAGAAAGATATACGACTGGAAGCGGGGAACTATGTGGTGCGTTTGGCGCTATCCGTAGGAGAACGGGCTGCCGCATTTCGGTTGCGCTTTCTGGTGTTCAACCTGGAGATGAACGAAGGGCTTGAGTCGGCGTATGTCGATGGTTATGACAAGGACCACTTCGACGATGTGTGCGACCACATGATTGTCCAGGAGCAGAGTACGGGCGCGATTGTGGGAACGTATCGGATGCAGATGGGTGATGTAGCAGGGCAATATTTTGGGTATTACAGTGAGCAGGAGTTTTGCTTTGCGCCGTATGAGGCGATGCGCGGGCAGATTGTGGAGTTGGGACGGGCTTGTATCAGCCGGGAACATCGCTCGTCTGAGGTGTTGCATCTTTTGTGGCGCGGAATTGCGCGGTATGCGTTGGTCAATGGCGGCCGCTACATGATGGGATGCTGCTCATTGACGTCGCAGGATGCGGATATGGGGCATGCGGTGTATGAGTCGCTGCAGAGCTGCATGGTGGAACGCTCGCTGCTGACTGTCGCTACGCCGGAGTTTGCGTTGCCTGCGGCGAAAACGAAGACACCCGATGTGCGAGCGCCGAAGTTGCTGCGGGCTTATCTGACGATTGGAGCGAAGATCTGCAGCGAGCCTGCGATCGATCGTAGCTTCAAGACGATTGATTTTCTGACCCTGCTGGATTTGCAGACGCTGCATCCGCGGGTGGCGAAGAGATTTCTTGAGGGATGCTGA
- a CDS encoding lysophospholipid acyltransferase family protein, whose translation MRDAEVRAARSVRSLLRSLWRGALFVTLLLAAAVDCMFRRPKVEAEGAVWIHGWCRRIVRALGFECGVEGVMPTGGAVVSNHLSYLDILLYSSVQPFVMVAKTEVRGWPLLGWLTAQAGTVYVERGGGPKTYPAVNAAMAEAYRSGLPVLFFPEGTTTDGVGVLAFRRGLFHSVLHDGIALRTTALRYTLDSHGVNGDATVGEDVCWWGDMEFASHMFRLLGLRGLRAQIRFGEEIVERADRFVLSAGAQAVVAEMYEELGGGVGARLRWEHDAELVEAL comes from the coding sequence TTGAGGGATGCTGAAGTGAGGGCGGCACGGTCGGTCAGGTCGCTTTTGCGGTCGCTATGGCGCGGTGCGCTATTTGTTACTTTGTTGCTGGCGGCGGCGGTGGATTGCATGTTTCGGCGGCCGAAGGTGGAAGCTGAGGGGGCGGTGTGGATCCACGGGTGGTGTCGACGGATTGTCAGGGCATTGGGGTTCGAGTGTGGTGTTGAGGGGGTGATGCCGACGGGTGGAGCTGTGGTGTCGAATCACCTGAGCTATCTGGATATTCTGCTGTATAGCTCGGTGCAGCCGTTTGTGATGGTGGCGAAGACGGAGGTGCGCGGCTGGCCGTTGCTGGGCTGGCTGACGGCGCAGGCTGGGACTGTGTATGTGGAGCGCGGCGGTGGCCCGAAGACGTATCCGGCGGTGAATGCGGCGATGGCTGAGGCTTATCGGAGTGGATTGCCGGTGCTGTTCTTCCCGGAGGGGACGACGACGGATGGAGTTGGTGTGCTGGCGTTTCGTCGGGGGTTGTTCCATTCGGTGCTGCATGACGGGATTGCGTTGCGGACTACGGCGCTGCGATACACGCTTGATTCGCATGGTGTGAATGGCGATGCGACGGTTGGTGAGGATGTCTGCTGGTGGGGCGATATGGAGTTTGCCTCGCATATGTTTCGGTTGCTTGGGCTGCGGGGACTGCGAGCGCAGATTCGGTTTGGTGAAGAGATCGTTGAGCGGGCCGACCGATTTGTGTTGTCGGCGGGGGCGCAGGCGGTTGTGGCGGAGATGTATGAGGAGCTAGGCGGAGGGGTTGGGGCGCGATTGAGGTGGGAGCACGACGCCGAGTTGGTGGAGGCGTTGTAA
- the udk gene encoding uridine kinase, with protein MTEPIPPSTPEQLTLPRRPFILGIAGCSGSGKTTLAKELTSQFNATLLPLDFYYCDLGHLPPEDRPFQNFDHPDSIEHALLAEHIRALANRESINRPIYDFANHTRVTNQTELIAPTEFLIVEGILALHYEALRSLYDFSIYVNAPNQICLNRRIYRDMRERGRTEASVRAQFDATAKPMADLYVLPSAAHASITVEGTDALDWSVEQVLQRLHQLGVVLPPQSRPNPSA; from the coding sequence GTGACAGAACCAATTCCACCGTCGACCCCCGAGCAGCTCACCTTACCCCGCCGCCCCTTCATCCTAGGTATCGCAGGCTGCTCCGGCTCCGGCAAAACCACCCTGGCCAAAGAACTCACCTCACAATTCAACGCAACACTCCTCCCACTCGACTTCTACTACTGCGACCTCGGCCACCTCCCCCCGGAAGATCGCCCCTTCCAAAACTTCGACCACCCCGACTCCATCGAACACGCGCTGCTCGCTGAACATATCCGCGCCCTCGCCAACCGCGAATCGATCAACCGCCCAATCTACGACTTCGCCAACCACACCCGCGTGACGAACCAGACCGAACTCATCGCGCCAACCGAGTTCCTCATCGTCGAAGGCATTCTCGCCCTCCACTACGAAGCGCTGCGCTCCCTCTACGACTTCAGCATCTACGTCAACGCCCCAAATCAGATCTGCCTCAACCGCCGCATCTACCGCGACATGCGCGAACGCGGCCGCACCGAAGCGAGCGTTCGCGCCCAGTTCGACGCAACCGCCAAGCCGATGGCCGATCTCTACGTTCTGCCCTCAGCCGCTCACGCATCCATCACCGTAGAAGGCACAGACGCCCTCGATTGGTCGGTCGAGCAGGTCTTACAACGCCTCCACCAACTCGGCGTCGTGCTCCCACCTCAATCGCGCCCCAACCCCTCCGCCTAG
- a CDS encoding purine-nucleoside phosphorylase, with translation MTDIYSKAQSAADFIHARTPLLPSIGVILGSGLGNFATHVKDATRIPYADIPNFPRSTVQGHSGHLVLGTIAGVTVAVMQGRVHAYEGYPISEVTFPTRVLGLLGCKTLIVTNAAGGIRTNLQQGSLVAISDHINLTGTNAALGPNEPRFSMVPGAGQRFFDMSTAYSLKLRTLAIEEAARQEFLLTEGVYLAVLGPSFETPAEIRAFRTLGADLVGMSTVHETIVARHMGLDVLGLSLVTNMAAGVLDQKINHEEVMETGRYAEKQFTSLLTALIPQIAIEQLVASKAKS, from the coding sequence ATGACCGATATCTACAGCAAGGCCCAATCCGCTGCCGACTTCATCCATGCCAGGACGCCGCTCCTGCCGTCAATCGGCGTCATACTCGGCTCCGGTCTGGGCAACTTCGCCACCCACGTCAAAGACGCCACACGCATCCCCTACGCCGACATCCCAAACTTCCCACGGTCAACCGTCCAGGGCCACTCCGGCCACCTCGTCCTCGGCACCATCGCCGGAGTCACGGTTGCGGTCATGCAGGGCCGCGTCCACGCCTATGAAGGCTACCCCATCTCCGAGGTCACCTTCCCCACCCGTGTCCTCGGCCTTCTCGGCTGCAAGACCCTCATCGTCACCAACGCTGCAGGCGGCATCCGCACCAACCTGCAACAGGGCTCTCTGGTCGCCATCTCCGACCACATCAACCTCACCGGAACCAACGCCGCCCTTGGCCCCAACGAGCCCCGCTTCTCCATGGTCCCCGGCGCAGGCCAACGCTTCTTCGACATGAGCACCGCCTACTCCCTCAAACTCCGTACCCTCGCCATCGAAGAGGCTGCCCGACAGGAGTTTCTCCTCACCGAAGGCGTCTACCTCGCCGTCCTCGGCCCCAGCTTCGAGACCCCCGCCGAGATCCGCGCCTTCCGCACCCTCGGCGCCGACCTCGTCGGCATGTCCACCGTTCACGAGACCATCGTAGCCCGTCATATGGGCCTCGACGTCCTCGGACTCTCGCTCGTAACCAACATGGCAGCCGGCGTTCTCGACCAGAAGATCAATCACGAAGAGGTTATGGAGACCGGCCGCTACGCAGAAAAACAGTTCACTAGCCTCCTTACCGCCCTTATCCCGCAGATCGCAATCGAACAGCTCGTAGCCAGCAAAGCTAAATCGTAA
- a CDS encoding YybH family protein, with the protein MVTRILLAATLCLMPAFAAAQPDTGSERDIAAIHHLIEQYAKAVDTVDLNLLSQIWSHSPEVSFIYPLGEEHGFDAIEQHVFQNVMGGMFSARNLETRGVEIHINGNAGWSEFHWTFHATMRKDGLAITTHGVETQVYRKESGNWRLVHVHYSEEHSAP; encoded by the coding sequence ATGGTCACCCGCATCTTGCTCGCCGCTACTCTCTGCCTCATGCCTGCGTTTGCTGCTGCCCAGCCAGATACCGGCTCTGAGCGTGACATCGCGGCGATCCACCACCTCATCGAGCAGTACGCCAAAGCTGTGGATACCGTCGATCTAAACCTGCTCTCGCAGATCTGGTCTCACTCACCCGAGGTCTCGTTCATCTATCCCCTGGGCGAGGAACACGGATTCGATGCCATCGAGCAGCATGTCTTTCAGAACGTAATGGGAGGCATGTTCTCGGCACGCAATCTTGAGACGCGGGGTGTAGAGATTCACATAAACGGCAACGCAGGATGGTCGGAATTTCACTGGACCTTTCATGCCACGATGCGGAAAGACGGATTGGCCATTACAACACATGGAGTCGAAACCCAGGTCTACCGCAAAGAATCTGGAAATTGGCGGCTGGTCCACGTCCACTACTCCGAAGAACACTCCGCACCCTGA
- a CDS encoding thioredoxin domain-containing protein, protein MVNASVSSTDDVARAFASIHTESGASLLELVEASPVLLIFLRHFGCSFCRQAISDVSDLREELARRGVRPVFVHLGTPERAKPFFDYYGIGDVERVSDPEARIYRDPVFLLPRIHPALTLLQPAVWIGWLKGAIFKHGIGAIKEDGEQMQGLFFLKGPKIVRQFRYRTIADEPDYLKLIG, encoded by the coding sequence ATGGTGAACGCGAGTGTCAGTTCTACGGACGATGTTGCGCGGGCGTTTGCCTCGATCCATACCGAGTCGGGCGCGAGCCTGCTGGAGCTGGTGGAGGCTTCGCCGGTGCTGCTGATCTTCCTGAGACACTTTGGGTGTTCTTTTTGCCGTCAGGCAATCAGCGATGTCTCGGATCTTCGTGAGGAGCTGGCGCGGCGTGGGGTGCGGCCAGTGTTCGTGCATCTGGGTACACCGGAGCGTGCGAAGCCGTTCTTCGATTACTACGGGATCGGAGATGTAGAGCGGGTCAGCGATCCGGAGGCCAGGATCTATCGGGATCCGGTCTTCCTGTTGCCGCGGATTCATCCGGCGCTGACGTTGCTTCAGCCAGCGGTGTGGATTGGCTGGTTGAAGGGAGCGATCTTCAAGCATGGGATTGGGGCGATCAAAGAAGATGGCGAGCAGATGCAGGGACTCTTTTTTCTGAAGGGGCCGAAGATCGTGCGGCAGTTTCGGTATCGGACGATTGCGGATGAGCCGGATTATTTGAAGCTGATTGGGTGA
- a CDS encoding PP2C family protein-serine/threonine phosphatase: MAFTKSRKSTDEYKRLIRSEENRTTTLLNVIVVLAVAAVAYTDWKVVANLSMGYLYVLPIALCALVNPLPITISLAVLCTFLEELFGPAPDIDLRIYRVILGLAGFLIVGFVVTLIARQRVRLAAEVRRQRDEYENDLVLASQVQRRVLPKPPIVPGLELAAGMQTARLLGGDYYDFFQIAPDIIDVVIADVSGKGAAASLLMPSLAVALRLRAGELSGPAAIIKDLDEVLQQITNPATFITIFYARFNTTLHTLEYACGGHNPPLLLCPSTGESLLLEEAGPIVGILPDAQYANTIIPIKPGDILALYTDGVTEQENTQGEQFSIDRLQRLLLSKAAEPAAAVITDITDSVSTFAGTMEQEDDLTIVVAKVL; encoded by the coding sequence ATGGCCTTCACGAAGTCCAGAAAAAGCACCGACGAATACAAGCGACTCATTCGATCCGAAGAGAACAGAACCACCACGCTGTTGAACGTCATCGTCGTTCTCGCGGTCGCCGCCGTCGCCTACACCGACTGGAAGGTCGTCGCCAACCTCTCCATGGGCTATCTCTACGTCCTCCCCATCGCCCTCTGTGCTCTGGTCAACCCCCTTCCCATCACAATCTCCCTAGCCGTCCTCTGCACCTTCCTCGAAGAACTCTTCGGCCCAGCTCCCGACATCGATCTCAGAATCTACCGCGTCATCCTTGGCCTGGCCGGCTTCCTCATCGTAGGTTTTGTCGTCACCCTTATCGCAAGACAACGCGTCCGTCTTGCAGCAGAGGTTCGACGGCAACGCGACGAGTACGAAAACGATCTTGTCCTGGCCTCTCAAGTTCAGCGCCGCGTCCTGCCAAAACCTCCCATCGTTCCTGGCCTCGAACTCGCAGCCGGAATGCAGACAGCACGCCTGCTCGGCGGCGACTACTACGACTTCTTCCAGATCGCCCCCGACATCATCGATGTCGTCATCGCCGACGTCTCAGGCAAAGGCGCAGCCGCCTCCCTTCTCATGCCATCGCTGGCCGTCGCCCTGCGCCTGCGCGCCGGTGAACTCAGCGGCCCCGCGGCCATCATCAAAGATCTCGACGAAGTCCTCCAACAGATCACCAACCCCGCAACCTTCATCACCATCTTCTACGCGCGCTTCAACACCACCCTCCACACATTGGAGTACGCCTGCGGAGGACACAACCCACCTCTGCTCCTCTGTCCCAGCACAGGAGAATCGCTGCTTCTAGAGGAAGCAGGGCCTATCGTAGGGATTCTTCCCGACGCACAATACGCAAACACCATCATCCCCATAAAACCAGGCGACATCCTCGCCCTCTACACCGACGGCGTCACCGAGCAGGAGAACACCCAGGGAGAGCAATTCTCCATCGATCGTCTGCAGAGACTCCTCCTCAGCAAAGCCGCCGAACCTGCGGCCGCAGTCATAACCGATATCACCGACTCCGTATCCACCTTCGCCGGAACAATGGAACAAGAGGACGACCTAACCATAGTCGTAGCAAAAGTTCTCTGA
- a CDS encoding NupC/NupG family nucleoside CNT transporter — protein sequence MPRFIGLLGLITFLGLSYAFSTNRSAIRWRTVAWGLSLQVVFAFLVIKWNTGQIILHNVSAVITSLLAHSVDGSSLVFGPLGTPGNPLAVLAFAVLPTIIFVSAFFAIMYHIGLMQHIIRIVAWIMQRTMGTSGAESTNVAASIFMGQTEAPLTIRPFLAGATRSELMVIMTSGMAHVSGGIMAAYISFGINAQDLLSAVIMTAPGTILVAKMLVPETEVPATIGTVHMPPNEEHKDENFIASIARGTLDGGKLAFNVAIMLISFVALVGLFNAIMLGISNFAWAHGHIPFPHSLNAILGVVGAPIAWLIGIPWHEARTIGNLLGTRTMINEFVAFTQLGAIKSTLTPRTFSIATFALCGFANVGSIGMQIGGIGALVPNRRNDLAQLGIRAMLAGTMANLMSASIVSMLIK from the coding sequence TTGCCCCGATTCATCGGTCTTCTCGGCCTCATCACCTTTCTTGGCCTCTCATACGCCTTCTCTACCAACCGCAGCGCCATCCGCTGGCGCACCGTCGCCTGGGGCCTCAGCCTTCAGGTCGTCTTCGCGTTCCTCGTCATCAAGTGGAACACCGGCCAGATCATCCTCCACAACGTCAGCGCCGTCATCACCTCCCTCCTCGCGCACTCGGTCGACGGCTCCTCGCTCGTCTTCGGCCCCCTCGGTACACCCGGCAACCCCCTCGCCGTCCTCGCCTTCGCTGTCCTCCCCACCATCATCTTCGTCAGCGCCTTCTTCGCCATCATGTACCACATCGGCCTCATGCAACACATCATCCGCATCGTCGCCTGGATCATGCAGCGCACCATGGGAACCTCCGGTGCCGAGTCCACCAACGTAGCCGCCAGCATCTTCATGGGTCAGACCGAAGCCCCCCTCACCATCCGCCCCTTCCTCGCCGGCGCCACCCGCAGCGAGCTCATGGTCATCATGACCTCCGGCATGGCCCACGTCTCCGGCGGCATCATGGCCGCCTACATCAGCTTCGGCATCAACGCGCAAGATCTCCTCTCCGCCGTCATCATGACCGCGCCCGGCACCATCCTCGTCGCCAAAATGCTCGTCCCCGAAACCGAAGTCCCTGCCACCATCGGCACCGTCCACATGCCGCCAAACGAAGAGCACAAAGACGAAAACTTCATCGCCTCCATCGCCCGCGGTACCCTCGACGGCGGCAAGCTCGCCTTCAACGTCGCCATCATGCTCATCAGCTTCGTCGCTCTCGTCGGCCTCTTCAACGCCATCATGCTCGGCATCTCCAACTTCGCCTGGGCCCACGGCCACATCCCCTTCCCGCACTCACTCAACGCCATCCTCGGCGTCGTCGGAGCCCCCATCGCCTGGCTCATCGGCATCCCCTGGCACGAAGCCCGCACCATCGGCAACCTCCTCGGCACCCGCACCATGATCAACGAGTTCGTCGCCTTCACCCAACTAGGCGCCATCAAATCCACCCTCACCCCACGCACCTTCTCCATCGCCACCTTCGCCCTCTGCGGCTTCGCCAACGTAGGCTCCATCGGCATGCAGATCGGAGGCATCGGAGCCCTCGTCCCCAACCGCCGCAACGACCTCGCCCAACTAGGCATCCGCGCCATGTTAGCCGGCACCATGGCCAACCTCATGTCCGCCAGCATCGTCTCCATGCTCATCAAATAA
- a CDS encoding sigma 54-interacting transcriptional regulator, with amino-acid sequence MQPRLLAIKGSLTGTVRQLIDGQISIGRDDANQLCLVDPVVSRRHCTIRKTEALHELIDLDSQNGTFVNGTPIRRKTVDHGDTIRIGSAEFVFLTHEGEHAPTSKIRLTDSSSNTRLAMLRVEDSPVPPAFGIEVGRMARDLTALFRISNIINSIRDSELLQRELLRLIFEVVPAEDGAVVLLTDLEEENPSICAWSRKTDEASKIEIQREFVHRAIWERAAVFTETASDSTTARNILCLPLVAVERTIGAIYLTSPHPAPPFREDHIHFLDSVSRIAAVTLENILALDSLRSENLRLKQELNQTSNLIGESKQIRQVEEFISRVSKSDSTVLIRGESGTGKEVVARSIHQVSPRKERPFIAINCAAIPETLLESELFGHEKGAYTGAVGMRKGKLEAAEDGTLFLDEIGELAPPMQAKLLRVLQQKEFERVGGTNSVQFKARVLAATNKNLEQAIKSGEFRQDLYYRLNVVSVTIPPLREHREDIPLLALFFAAKYAQKAKRPFKGISREARSLLTGYSWPGNVRELENAIEHAIVLGLTEEILPEDLPNGILEEQSEELAGARYHDVLNQSKKEMILNALRDAKGSYPEAARLLGIHPKYLHRLARNLNLKSDQTSDPKPN; translated from the coding sequence ATGCAGCCGCGGCTCCTGGCCATCAAAGGTTCGCTGACAGGTACTGTTCGACAACTCATCGACGGCCAGATCTCCATCGGCCGAGACGATGCAAATCAGCTGTGCCTGGTCGATCCTGTGGTCTCGCGGAGGCACTGCACCATCCGAAAGACAGAAGCACTCCATGAACTCATCGATCTTGACAGCCAGAACGGTACCTTCGTCAATGGAACCCCCATACGCCGCAAGACCGTGGACCACGGCGACACCATTCGCATCGGCAGCGCCGAGTTCGTCTTCCTCACACACGAAGGCGAACATGCCCCCACCTCCAAAATCCGCCTAACCGACAGCTCTTCCAACACCAGACTCGCGATGTTGCGAGTGGAAGACTCGCCCGTGCCCCCGGCATTCGGCATCGAGGTAGGGCGCATGGCGCGCGATCTGACCGCACTCTTCAGAATCAGCAACATCATCAACTCGATTCGCGACTCGGAGCTTCTGCAACGCGAACTGCTCCGCTTGATCTTCGAAGTCGTTCCCGCCGAGGACGGTGCTGTTGTTCTGCTGACCGATCTCGAAGAAGAAAACCCTTCCATCTGCGCATGGAGCCGAAAGACCGACGAGGCATCGAAGATCGAGATTCAGCGCGAGTTCGTTCATCGCGCAATCTGGGAGAGGGCCGCTGTCTTCACCGAAACTGCGTCAGACTCAACCACAGCGCGAAATATCCTCTGCCTCCCGCTTGTGGCCGTGGAACGAACCATCGGCGCCATCTATCTCACATCACCTCACCCTGCTCCACCATTTCGCGAGGACCACATTCACTTTCTCGACTCGGTCTCACGAATCGCCGCAGTCACGCTTGAAAACATACTCGCCCTCGACTCTCTCCGCTCCGAAAACTTGCGCTTGAAACAAGAGCTAAACCAAACCAGCAACCTCATAGGCGAAAGCAAGCAAATCCGCCAGGTAGAGGAGTTCATCTCCCGCGTCTCCAAGAGCGACTCCACCGTGCTCATCCGCGGGGAGAGCGGCACCGGAAAAGAAGTCGTCGCTCGCTCGATCCATCAGGTCAGTCCTCGCAAGGAGCGGCCATTCATCGCCATCAACTGCGCCGCAATCCCCGAGACCCTCCTCGAAAGCGAACTCTTCGGTCATGAAAAGGGCGCATATACCGGCGCAGTCGGAATGAGAAAGGGAAAGCTCGAAGCAGCCGAAGACGGAACATTGTTCCTCGACGAGATCGGCGAACTCGCCCCGCCCATGCAGGCCAAGTTACTCCGAGTCCTCCAGCAAAAAGAGTTCGAGCGCGTAGGAGGAACAAACTCCGTCCAGTTCAAAGCCCGCGTTTTGGCCGCGACCAACAAAAATCTCGAGCAAGCCATCAAGTCCGGAGAATTTCGTCAGGACCTCTACTACCGCCTTAACGTTGTCTCCGTCACGATCCCCCCGCTCCGCGAACATCGTGAAGACATCCCTCTCCTCGCTCTCTTCTTCGCTGCAAAATACGCGCAAAAAGCAAAGCGCCCCTTCAAAGGCATCTCACGTGAAGCCCGCTCCCTCCTGACAGGCTACAGCTGGCCCGGAAATGTTCGCGAACTCGAAAACGCAATCGAGCACGCCATCGTCCTCGGCCTCACCGAAGAGATCCTCCCTGAAGACCTTCCCAACGGGATACTCGAGGAGCAGTCCGAAGAGCTCGCCGGAGCCCGCTACCACGACGTACTCAACCAATCCAAAAAAGAGATGATCCTCAACGCCCTAAGAGACGCAAAGGGCAGCTATCCCGAAGCCGCCCGCCTCCTCGGCATTCATCCCAAGTACCTCCACCGCCTGGCCCGCAACCTCAATCTAAAATCCGACCAGACCAGCGACCCAAAACCAAATTAG